The Gouania willdenowi chromosome 3, fGouWil2.1, whole genome shotgun sequence genome includes the window GAGGTCATGCAGGCTACTTTCTCCTTCAGAGCCACTTAGGGTAACAGTGACCTACAGGATTGAAAAAGCCTGATGATCACACACTCCTTACGTCTTTATGCaatctttttttctcattggtCGCTTATGCTTTGCATCTTAGAAATAGTTAAAGGGTGTAGTTTTGATCTAATAGTTTAATTAGAACTACAGCCTGTGAAAAACAATATCTAGATAGTTGATCGTCAAAGTAACAGTTATTTAATGGATAAATTAAAATGGTCTTACAATAGCACTAGTCCCAGCATTCTTGCGATGCCCCGTTTGGACACTGATCAGATAGTTGTACAGAGCTCCGGGGTGATTATCCTCCAACAGTGTCATCTTCCTCTGTTTGgtcaacaaaaacatactgtGAGGTGACAGGTTGTGAGCATACATGTTATTTTGTGCAACATGGCTGAAGAGACTGACCCCTTTCTGAGCCCTGCGGTCAGCATAGCAGGCCCACAGCAGAGTCAGAAGGTAGAGTCCGAAGAAAACGCAAAGCAGGGCCAGGACCACATAGTTTCTATTCACAGTCGCAAACAGTTCTGCTGTGCGGGAAATATCCACATAGTTTGGCATAACAAAGAAGGAGCTCCCGAAGAGTGTGAGGTGGTTACACAAACATTGTGTGAGCTCTGGTGTAGAGTCCTCTCCGACCTGTGGTAAAGTCAccacgtgtgtgtgtaaccaAAGCGGTTACACACACGTTTGTTTAATCAGCAAATGCTCATTTCAGCAGAAGTTACAGctgtaactagggatgtaacgattaata containing:
- the LOC114480122 gene encoding polycystic kidney disease protein 1-like 2, producing the protein MPANTVIWNDTVGSRWLITPEMMRHTPGSWFVTTTIYDSETQNVTLRVTSFMNKCLFWNTEKNKWSTDGCMVGEDSTPELTQCLCNHLTLFGSSFFVMPNYVDISRTAELFATVNRNYVVLALLCVFFGLYLLTLLWACYADRRAQKGRKMTLLEDNHPGALYNYLISVQTGHRKNAGTSAIVTVTLSGSEGESSLHDLTDPDKKVFYEGEC